A section of the Sphaerobacter thermophilus DSM 20745 genome encodes:
- a CDS encoding phosphatase PAP2 family protein: MEPREQLVTRNTVIERARHGLIEFGILSVLFGLYYATRGLAAGKEIDAFQNAREVMHLERKLGLFREIGVQAWLLAQPWIVHFLNWVYTYTHMAGLVLFGIWLFWRHTERYREFRNVFLGILGIGLLIYALYPLAPPRFFPYNGFVDTLALYGKVNYDQPSVAMLYNPFAAMPSLHVAFALFCGIGVIRVGRKLAHWLLGTFYPLLMITAVVGTGNHYILDAIAGSTLTVAAYIFVPRITAALARYRERLTADARSVAP, translated from the coding sequence GTGGAGCCACGAGAGCAGCTCGTCACCCGGAACACCGTGATTGAGCGCGCCCGTCATGGCCTCATCGAGTTCGGAATCCTGTCCGTGCTCTTCGGGCTGTACTACGCAACGCGCGGGCTTGCGGCCGGGAAGGAAATCGACGCATTCCAGAACGCGCGCGAGGTGATGCACCTCGAGCGGAAGCTTGGCCTGTTCCGCGAGATCGGCGTCCAGGCCTGGCTGCTGGCGCAGCCCTGGATCGTCCACTTCTTGAACTGGGTGTACACCTACACCCACATGGCCGGTCTGGTGCTGTTCGGCATCTGGTTGTTCTGGCGACACACGGAGCGCTACCGCGAGTTCCGCAACGTCTTCCTGGGCATTCTGGGCATCGGGCTGCTGATCTACGCGCTCTACCCGCTGGCACCGCCGCGCTTCTTCCCCTACAACGGGTTCGTCGACACCCTGGCGCTGTACGGAAAGGTGAACTACGACCAGCCGAGCGTCGCGATGCTCTACAACCCGTTCGCGGCCATGCCCAGCCTGCATGTCGCCTTCGCGCTCTTCTGCGGCATCGGCGTGATCCGGGTGGGCCGCAAGCTCGCCCACTGGCTGCTCGGCACGTTCTACCCGCTGCTGATGATCACCGCCGTCGTGGGCACGGGCAACCACTACATCCTCGACGCCATCGCCGGCTCGACGCTCACCGTGGCCGCCTACATCTTCGTCCCGCGGATCACCGCCGCGCTCGCCCGTTACCGGGAGCGCCTCACCGCGGACGCCCGCTCGGTCGCACCCTGA
- a CDS encoding nicotinamidase produces the protein MANKKAALLVVDVQNDFLPGGALGVPEGHAVIPVLNEYLRRFAEAGLPIYASRDWHPEETSHFQEFGGPWPPHCVQGTSGAEFHPDLELPPSTVLITKGTDPEEDAYSAFHGTTDDGESLADRLQRDGVTHLYIGGLATDYCVRASALDARRLGLEVTLLIDASRGVDVQEGDSERAIEEMTANGVKLGTLETVELVTS, from the coding sequence ATGGCCAACAAGAAGGCTGCCCTGCTCGTCGTCGATGTCCAGAACGACTTCCTGCCGGGCGGCGCGCTCGGTGTGCCGGAGGGGCACGCCGTCATCCCGGTGCTCAACGAGTATCTGCGCCGCTTCGCTGAGGCCGGACTTCCGATCTACGCCTCACGCGACTGGCATCCGGAGGAGACGTCACACTTCCAGGAGTTTGGCGGCCCCTGGCCCCCGCACTGCGTCCAGGGCACGAGCGGCGCTGAGTTCCACCCCGACCTCGAGCTTCCGCCATCGACCGTCCTCATCACCAAGGGGACCGATCCGGAGGAGGACGCCTACTCCGCCTTCCACGGCACGACGGACGACGGCGAGTCCCTCGCCGACCGCCTGCAGCGGGACGGGGTGACGCACCTCTACATCGGCGGGCTGGCCACGGACTACTGTGTCCGCGCCAGCGCCCTCGATGCGCGCCGCCTGGGGCTGGAGGTTACGCTGCTGATTGATGCCAGCCGCGGGGTAGACGTTCAGGAGGGCGACTCGGAGCGCGCCATCGAGGAGATGACCGCGAATGGCGTCAAGCTCGGGACGCTAGAGACGGTCGAGCTGGTCACGTCCTGA
- a CDS encoding diguanylate cyclase — protein MSSMPSSLDVRHCPRDPLTGALSRTCLDDVLQATLDAAQRERSRVTLCLLDVDHFKNINDAYGHRRGDEALREVAHRIQRELRSSDLMVRYGGDEFVLILPDSTHAQAVALAERLLARVQATPCPGVPPLRLSISVGVATYPDDADTAEALMECADQRHAQAKRQGRRRVVAEDVAVADSDRLPEPARLIERDTQLAAIHTFLSRLRRAGRGALLIAGAPGTGRSRLLTAGVAAALQQGYAILPLDGREPVPLAPGPGRLSVPWQELVSLPADEAEARLRRLAAEDGCHGLLIVFDGWDDLDPAARSWVKRLLAGAGPMPVGVMATAGGAASVPTAPFVARVVVDALSQEATRVWVRGTLLWDPPADFIVWLHRTTQGRPAAIRATLDRLVEQGVLRREPGNGWRLADGYAGAIRDGGTGPLVQQYPHNLPAALTEFVGRTAEVAQARSLILEHRLVTLTGPGGIGKTRLALEVAAAVRTDFPDGVWFVPLAPIQDTRLVPDTILAALGEQQPAGETALDYLKEKLQESRMLLVLDNLEQLPDAPALVADLLAASRHLRVLVTSRHRLNLPEEVVFAVPPLPVPRSGDGWSAARLTDFAATALFVARAQAVRPDFRVTDENAADIAALCARLDGLPLAIELAAARVDEFSPRDLLAQMDRRLAILDDGPRDLPARQRTLRGAIDWGYRLLSPTEQRFFRQFAVFVGGATLEAVSAVLGGGLGHGRPGQPPPADVVRSLYDKSLLLAAGGRRIGMLETIREYALELLAASGEEAAVRDRHAAYMLYLVEKAQPHLRGHDQMRWRSRLEAERDNIRAAMAWLIKRREMERAGRLAAALWIYWDSVGRTAELHRWLTAVIQERERLSDPVLAAVLHSLGSINWMLGNSDEAEDCFESALQLWRRLGNREREAAALNNLGLVAGRRGEYDRAEDYFRASLAMTRETGDAWAVAITLSNLGWAALERGDIVEAIDRLTEALAAQEAAGDRSGLALTMSNLGAATLQRGDYAAAAQHFEQSWALAHESRDERTAVLTLARRALLALIQGDLEASRRDCFEALARWQELGYKAEMVEGLQVLAGVAAALRKPEVAARLLGAVAAIRAATRSPGAASVHPEFRRLIESARASLSPTAWQAAWQAGQTASLPQLLDDVQRALGQE, from the coding sequence ATGTCGTCGATGCCGTCCTCGCTCGACGTGCGGCACTGCCCCCGCGACCCGCTAACCGGGGCGCTCTCCCGGACATGCCTCGATGACGTCCTCCAGGCGACCCTCGACGCCGCGCAGCGTGAGCGGAGCCGGGTCACGCTCTGTCTCCTCGACGTGGATCACTTCAAGAATATCAACGATGCCTACGGCCACCGGCGCGGCGATGAGGCGTTGAGGGAGGTGGCCCACCGTATCCAGCGGGAGCTCCGTAGCAGCGATCTCATGGTCCGCTACGGTGGGGACGAATTCGTCCTGATCCTCCCGGATTCGACGCACGCCCAGGCCGTCGCGCTGGCGGAGCGACTGCTCGCGCGTGTGCAGGCGACGCCGTGCCCGGGCGTGCCACCGCTGCGCCTCTCGATCAGCGTGGGCGTCGCGACCTACCCCGACGACGCGGACACTGCAGAGGCGCTGATGGAGTGCGCCGACCAGCGGCATGCCCAGGCCAAGCGGCAGGGGCGCCGTCGCGTGGTCGCCGAGGACGTGGCCGTGGCGGACTCGGACAGGCTGCCGGAGCCGGCCCGCCTGATCGAGCGCGACACCCAGCTTGCGGCGATCCACACCTTCCTTTCGCGCCTTCGCCGGGCCGGGCGCGGGGCGCTGCTGATCGCCGGGGCGCCAGGGACGGGCCGTTCGCGCCTGCTGACCGCGGGGGTCGCGGCGGCGCTGCAGCAGGGGTACGCCATTCTTCCGCTCGACGGCCGGGAACCGGTGCCGCTCGCGCCGGGGCCTGGGCGCCTGAGTGTCCCGTGGCAGGAGCTCGTGTCCCTGCCCGCCGACGAGGCAGAGGCACGGCTGCGACGCCTTGCGGCGGAGGATGGATGTCATGGGCTCCTGATCGTCTTTGATGGCTGGGACGACCTTGATCCGGCCGCCCGCTCTTGGGTCAAGAGGCTGCTGGCCGGGGCGGGGCCCATGCCCGTCGGGGTGATGGCGACCGCCGGTGGTGCCGCCTCGGTTCCGACCGCGCCGTTCGTCGCCCGGGTGGTCGTGGATGCGCTCTCGCAGGAGGCGACACGCGTCTGGGTGCGCGGCACGCTGCTGTGGGATCCGCCAGCGGACTTCATCGTCTGGCTCCACCGCACCACGCAGGGCAGGCCCGCGGCGATCCGCGCCACGCTGGACCGGCTGGTCGAGCAGGGGGTGCTGCGCCGTGAGCCGGGCAACGGCTGGCGCCTCGCAGACGGCTACGCCGGGGCGATCCGCGATGGCGGGACGGGGCCGCTGGTGCAGCAGTATCCCCACAACCTCCCGGCGGCCCTGACCGAGTTTGTCGGCCGTACCGCCGAGGTGGCTCAGGCCCGGAGCCTCATCCTGGAGCACCGCCTGGTGACGCTCACCGGGCCCGGGGGCATCGGGAAGACGCGATTGGCGCTCGAGGTGGCGGCCGCGGTGCGCACGGACTTCCCCGACGGCGTCTGGTTCGTGCCATTGGCGCCGATCCAGGACACCCGGCTCGTCCCCGATACGATCCTCGCCGCGCTCGGCGAGCAGCAGCCCGCGGGCGAGACGGCGCTTGACTACCTGAAGGAAAAGCTCCAGGAGTCCCGCATGCTCCTGGTGCTGGACAACCTGGAGCAGCTCCCCGATGCGCCCGCGCTGGTCGCCGACCTGCTGGCGGCCTCGCGTCACCTGCGCGTGCTGGTTACCTCGCGGCACCGGCTCAACCTGCCGGAGGAGGTGGTGTTCGCCGTTCCCCCGCTCCCGGTCCCGCGGTCGGGCGACGGGTGGTCGGCTGCGAGGTTGACCGACTTCGCGGCCACCGCGCTGTTCGTGGCCCGCGCGCAGGCAGTGCGCCCCGACTTCCGGGTCACCGACGAGAATGCCGCCGACATCGCGGCACTCTGCGCGCGGCTGGACGGCCTTCCGCTGGCGATCGAGTTGGCCGCGGCGCGAGTGGACGAGTTCTCCCCGCGCGACCTGCTGGCCCAGATGGACCGGCGGCTGGCGATCCTGGACGACGGGCCGCGCGACCTCCCGGCCCGCCAGCGAACCCTCCGCGGCGCGATCGACTGGGGCTATCGCCTCCTGTCGCCCACAGAGCAGCGGTTCTTCCGGCAGTTCGCTGTCTTCGTCGGCGGCGCGACGTTGGAGGCGGTCTCCGCCGTCCTGGGCGGTGGGCTGGGCCACGGCCGGCCGGGGCAGCCGCCCCCGGCCGACGTGGTGCGCTCCCTCTACGACAAGAGCCTGCTTCTGGCGGCGGGAGGGCGGCGCATCGGGATGTTGGAGACGATCCGGGAATACGCGCTGGAGCTGCTCGCGGCAAGCGGTGAGGAAGCGGCCGTCCGCGACCGCCACGCGGCGTACATGTTGTATCTGGTGGAGAAGGCCCAGCCACACCTCCGGGGGCACGACCAGATGCGCTGGCGGAGCCGGCTGGAGGCGGAGCGCGACAATATCCGCGCGGCCATGGCGTGGCTGATCAAGCGGCGTGAGATGGAGCGCGCGGGCCGACTCGCCGCGGCTCTCTGGATCTACTGGGACAGCGTCGGGCGGACCGCCGAGCTGCACCGGTGGCTGACGGCGGTGATCCAGGAGCGCGAGCGGCTCTCGGACCCGGTGCTGGCTGCGGTGCTGCACTCGCTCGGCTCTATCAACTGGATGCTGGGGAACTCGGACGAAGCCGAGGACTGCTTCGAGTCCGCCTTACAGCTCTGGCGGCGGCTGGGCAACCGCGAGCGGGAAGCTGCGGCGCTCAATAACCTGGGCCTCGTGGCCGGGCGGCGGGGTGAGTACGACCGAGCCGAAGATTACTTCCGTGCCAGCCTTGCCATGACTCGCGAGACGGGTGACGCCTGGGCGGTCGCGATCACGCTCTCCAATCTGGGCTGGGCGGCCCTCGAACGCGGGGATATCGTCGAGGCGATCGACCGCCTGACGGAGGCGCTGGCGGCCCAGGAGGCGGCCGGTGACCGGAGCGGTCTTGCGCTGACGATGTCGAACCTGGGGGCGGCCACGCTGCAGCGTGGCGACTATGCGGCGGCGGCGCAGCACTTCGAGCAGAGCTGGGCACTGGCGCACGAGTCGCGGGACGAGCGCACGGCGGTGCTGACGCTGGCGCGCCGGGCTCTGCTGGCCTTGATTC
- a CDS encoding S1 family peptidase, which yields MLIGLLLAGCLGTQTDPPTPAPTVPPTHAVPTATETPIGEAEPAPLEESILMLRRARDGAVLGAAIVVTADGFLLTTAVTGTDGVEIVTPDGTALRPVQVARDDATGLTLLKIPASELAPVRLRRDAPPAGDSVVAVGYDAARGAFAQAGGHVTAPGAATATPGTEPTPLQTDIPLVEGFAGGALADPAGAVLGIVVPAVDSNGSRVSAALPAAYLAEWFEQWRAAQRAAVDESAGWPVLDAAGALTLRYPEGWSIAQASGGERDYRAEIVPNDPDVPLRLSVSIEGAANPGDPLGFARAEFGERRDATIWGTVEYGGMPGVRVILNQEGARVDVVYLFHDNRRIALSLTSGYGPGVDDPRSDRAEALFEAVLRSIARPRRPVG from the coding sequence ATGCTCATCGGCCTCCTCCTGGCCGGCTGCCTCGGTACCCAGACCGACCCCCCGACACCCGCGCCTACCGTCCCACCGACGCACGCCGTGCCGACCGCCACCGAGACCCCGATCGGGGAAGCCGAGCCTGCGCCGCTGGAGGAGTCGATCCTCATGCTGCGCCGAGCGCGCGATGGCGCCGTGCTCGGTGCGGCGATCGTCGTGACCGCCGACGGCTTCCTGCTGACTACGGCTGTGACCGGCACCGACGGGGTCGAGATCGTCACCCCGGACGGTACTGCGCTGCGCCCGGTACAGGTCGCGCGCGACGACGCGACCGGGCTCACCCTGCTCAAGATCCCGGCCTCGGAGCTGGCACCAGTGCGCCTGCGCCGCGACGCACCGCCCGCCGGCGACTCGGTCGTCGCAGTCGGCTACGACGCGGCGCGCGGCGCCTTCGCCCAGGCTGGCGGCCACGTCACCGCGCCCGGGGCGGCCACGGCCACGCCGGGAACGGAGCCCACCCCGCTACAGACCGACATCCCGCTGGTCGAGGGCTTCGCCGGGGGTGCCCTGGCCGACCCCGCGGGTGCCGTGCTCGGCATCGTCGTGCCCGCCGTGGATTCGAACGGCAGCCGGGTGAGCGCCGCGCTGCCCGCGGCCTACCTCGCCGAGTGGTTCGAGCAGTGGCGCGCCGCGCAGCGCGCGGCGGTCGACGAGAGCGCCGGCTGGCCGGTCCTCGACGCAGCGGGTGCGCTCACCCTCCGCTACCCCGAGGGGTGGTCGATCGCGCAGGCCAGTGGCGGAGAACGCGACTACCGCGCGGAGATCGTGCCGAACGACCCGGACGTGCCTTTGCGCCTCTCGGTGTCGATCGAGGGGGCAGCCAACCCCGGCGACCCGCTGGGCTTCGCCCGTGCGGAGTTCGGCGAACGCCGGGACGCGACGATCTGGGGCACGGTGGAGTACGGCGGCATGCCCGGTGTTCGCGTGATCCTGAACCAGGAGGGCGCCCGGGTGGACGTGGTCTACCTGTTCCACGACAACCGGCGGATCGCCCTCAGCCTGACCTCCGGCTACGGACCCGGCGTCGACGATCCGCGCTCCGACCGGGCTGAGGCACTGTTCGAAGCGGTGCTGCGCTCGATCGCCCGCCCCCGGCGGCCGGTCGGGTGA
- a CDS encoding tyrosine-type recombinase/integrase, producing the protein MTNGAAPTIADAIEDFFENLRLSPRSKKTYRTAVTKFTEHLKERFDLDPETSPVTALSEDHVTDFVAALMPDDVRSPEEVSRMRTAQTNLAAVRKLYAYLVSYDLHPNLSTEKLRTRVAAMMPRFTPPPPDVQTSDLDRIVEYVRSLPHEVDPDKELRRLKLRAMILFLYRTGVRVSELCGLRRRDIQLADGTASIYRAKGGKSRTVLFDSETAEALVAYWAARGDSGRGVGAFPAFSGRDKVGVPGRAISPRTVEHIVAQLCVAAGVENPITPHSFRHGLATELVRRRVRESTVQTILGHASPTTTRIYVHKVAAEVAEEYQEAFGPYRRPLGA; encoded by the coding sequence ATGACGAACGGGGCGGCTCCGACGATCGCTGACGCCATCGAGGACTTTTTCGAGAACCTGCGCCTGTCGCCACGGAGCAAGAAGACATACCGCACCGCGGTGACGAAGTTCACCGAGCATCTGAAGGAGCGGTTCGATCTGGACCCGGAAACGAGCCCGGTGACGGCGCTGAGCGAGGACCATGTCACCGACTTCGTCGCCGCCCTCATGCCGGACGACGTCCGATCGCCGGAGGAGGTGTCCCGCATGCGCACGGCGCAGACCAACCTGGCGGCCGTGCGGAAGCTGTACGCCTACCTCGTCTCGTACGATCTGCACCCGAACCTCTCGACGGAGAAGCTGCGCACGCGTGTGGCGGCGATGATGCCGCGCTTCACGCCGCCGCCGCCCGATGTCCAGACCAGCGACCTGGACCGCATCGTGGAGTATGTGCGCTCGCTCCCGCATGAGGTCGACCCCGACAAGGAGCTGCGCCGCCTCAAGCTGCGCGCGATGATCCTCTTCCTGTACCGCACCGGCGTGCGGGTGTCGGAGCTGTGCGGCCTGCGACGGCGGGACATCCAGCTCGCCGACGGCACCGCCAGCATCTACCGGGCCAAAGGGGGCAAGAGCCGCACCGTGCTCTTCGATAGCGAGACGGCCGAGGCGCTGGTGGCCTACTGGGCGGCGCGCGGCGATAGCGGCCGCGGTGTCGGAGCCTTCCCGGCCTTCAGCGGGCGGGACAAGGTGGGCGTCCCCGGGCGCGCCATCAGCCCGCGCACGGTTGAGCACATCGTGGCGCAGCTCTGCGTCGCGGCGGGGGTGGAGAACCCGATTACCCCGCACTCATTCCGCCACGGCCTGGCGACCGAGCTGGTACGCCGCCGGGTGCGTGAGTCGACTGTGCAGACCATCCTCGGACATGCCTCACCGACCACCACCCGCATCTACGTCCACAAGGTCGCGGCCGAGGTGGCCGAGGAGTACCAGGAAGCCTTCGGCCCGTACCGTCGCCCGCTCGGCGCGTAG
- a CDS encoding response regulator transcription factor, translating into MAGTRILVIDDDRSFIHHMQTALRGLGEVRVTTCGVDGLRTVEHWEPDVVMLDLLLHDVDGFTLLERLTGPDCRHRPAVLCLTDGLGAGMRHIRGTYWPVGTVVRTAPAHQLRRAVLHAASTRHRHLAAATA; encoded by the coding sequence ATGGCAGGGACGCGCATCCTCGTGATTGACGACGACCGGTCCTTCATCCACCACATGCAGACGGCTCTGCGTGGGCTCGGTGAAGTACGCGTGACCACCTGCGGGGTGGACGGGCTGCGGACGGTCGAGCACTGGGAGCCGGACGTCGTGATGTTGGATCTGCTGCTGCACGACGTGGACGGGTTCACGCTGCTGGAGCGGCTCACCGGACCGGATTGTCGCCACCGTCCGGCTGTCCTGTGCCTGACCGACGGGCTCGGCGCCGGGATGCGTCACATCCGCGGTACCTACTGGCCCGTCGGGACGGTCGTGCGGACGGCTCCCGCGCACCAACTCCGCAGGGCGGTGCTGCACGCCGCGTCCACGCGCCATCGGCACCTCGCCGCAGCCACAGCCTGA